The genomic DNA TTCTCGCCCGTGGCGCGGAACTGAAGCTCGATGGTGCCGTCATCATCGTAACCCTTGCCGATGACGGCGCGATAGGGGAGGCCGATGAGGTCGGCCTCGGCGAACTTGACCCCGGCGCTCTCCTCACGGTCGTCCAGCAGCACCTCGAGGCCGCGTTCCGCGCATCTCTCGTAGAGGTACTCGGCGGCCGCCCTCCGGTCCTCGCGCTCGTAGTTCAAGGGCAGGATGTGCAGGAGGGCCGGGGCCACCGCCGCGGGCCAGATCATTCCCCGCTCGTCGTGGTTCTGCTCGATCACCGCTGCCATGAGGCGGGTCACCCCGATGCCGTAGGTGCCCATGACCATGGGTCGTGAGTTCCCCTCCTCGTCGTCGAAGAAGCAGTGCAGGGGCTGTGAATACTTCAAGCCCAACTGGAAGACCTGGCCGACCTCGATGCCCGCCTCCACCTTCATGGCACCACCGCAGCCGGGGCAGGCGTCCCCGTCCCTGGCGGTGGTCACGTCCGCGAAGAGCGACACCTCGAAATCGCGTCCCTCGTCTACGTCCGTGAGGTGGTAATCCCTCTCGTTGGCGCCGCAGGCCATGCCCCCGGCCCCCCGCAGCGCCTCGTCGGCCACGATGCGTGAGACCTCCAGCCCCACGGGGCCCACGAAACCCTGCAGGTACTGCGGGAACCTCTGCCAGTCCTCCTCGTTAAAGAGACGGAACTCTCCCGTGCCCAGCGCGCGCTCAAGCTTGACCTCCCCCGCCTCCCGGTCCCCCGGCACCAGCACCGCCACCGCCTCGTCATCCACCAGGAACATCAGACACTTGATGAAACGGGCCGGCTCCAGGCCCAGGAAGGAGCTGACCTCGGCAATAGTGCGCTGGCCGGGGGTGTGCACCTTCTCGGGCGACCTCCCCTTACCCGCGACCGGTGCGGCGCGCCGGTAAGCGGCCAGGGTAACGTTTGCGGCATAGTCGCAGGCCTCGCAGTAGGCGATATCGTCCTCTCCCACTTCGGCGGGGACCATGAACTCGTGGGAGACGTCGCCTCCGATAAGGCCGGTGTCCGCCTCCACCGCCCGCCAGGCGCAACCGGCGCGGCTGAAGACGCGCCCGTAGGCGTCGTACATGGCCTGGTAAGAACGGCGCATGCCCTCCTCGTCGCGGTCGAAACTGTACCCGTCCTTCATGATGAACTCGCGCCCGCGCAGCAGGCCGAAACGCGGCCTGATCTCGTCCCGGAACTTGTTACCGATCTGGTAGAGATTGAGGGGGAGGTCGCGGTAGGAGGAGACGTTGGAGCGCACCAGGTCGGTGATGACCTCCTCGGCGGTGGGACCGAGGCCGAAGTCGCGGTCGGCACGGTCCTTGAGGCGCATCATCTCCGGGCCGTACTTCGCCCAGCGGCCGCTCTCCTCCCACAGCTCGCGGGGCTGTATGATGGGCAGGATGACC from Actinomycetota bacterium includes the following:
- a CDS encoding proline--tRNA ligase translates to MRQTRLFIPTLKESPADAEVASHRLLVRAGFLRRVASGIYELLPLGARVVRKIERIVREEMDAAGAQEVILPIIQPRELWEESGRWAKYGPEMMRLKDRADRDFGLGPTAEEVITDLVRSNVSSYRDLPLNLYQIGNKFRDEIRPRFGLLRGREFIMKDGYSFDRDEEGMRRSYQAMYDAYGRVFSRAGCAWRAVEADTGLIGGDVSHEFMVPAEVGEDDIAYCEACDYAANVTLAAYRRAAPVAGKGRSPEKVHTPGQRTIAEVSSFLGLEPARFIKCLMFLVDDEAVAVLVPGDREAGEVKLERALGTGEFRLFNEEDWQRFPQYLQGFVGPVGLEVSRIVADEALRGAGGMACGANERDYHLTDVDEGRDFEVSLFADVTTARDGDACPGCGGAMKVEAGIEVGQVFQLGLKYSQPLHCFFDDEEGNSRPMVMGTYGIGVTRLMAAVIEQNHDERGMIWPAAVAPALLHILPLNYEREDRRAAAEYLYERCAERGLEVLLDDREESAGVKFAEADLIGLPYRAVIGKGYDDDGTIELQFRATGEKRRIDADEMIALLEETVVALRKADGGA